Proteins encoded within one genomic window of Diorhabda sublineata isolate icDioSubl1.1 chromosome 1, icDioSubl1.1, whole genome shotgun sequence:
- the LOC130442929 gene encoding homeobox protein LOX10-like, whose amino-acid sequence MQQFDTDIQCDTTTTPFSVKDILSVSDLSENYYFGNTVKKEQSDVFYPSYWDNSGYFGFNEQYGCYFGGEGENFVNKNYWNCDNYQESNQNHLQHLSHLYSNQQTEHVQRNKDDGYIKIESPKIQQVTSSKTELRKSGRQRSKRKPRVLFSQAQVYELEQRFKQQKYLSAPEREQMAQGLKLTPTQVKIWFQNRRYKNKRQRLEKTEMERKTDNVVTSSGYCIVPQIQQNPYTMFQTTSDIYSQNEYMCQEKYNEIGMGFN is encoded by the exons ATGCAACAATTTGACACGGATATACAGTGTGATACTACAACTACCCCGTTTTCTGTAAAGGATATACTCAGTGTAAGTGATTTAAGCGAGAATTACTATTTCGGAAATACTGTAAAGAAAGAACAAAGTGACGTTTTCTATCCGTCGTATTGGGACAATTCGggatattttggttttaatgAACAATATGGATGTTATTTTGGAGGTGAAGGTGAAAATTTCGTGAATAAGAACTATTGGAACTGTGATAATTATCAGGAATCAAATCAGAATCATTTACAGCATTTGAGTCATCTCTACAGTAATCAACAGACTGAACACGTGCAAAGGAACAAAGATGATGgttatatcaaaattgaaagtCCAA AAATTCAACAAGTGACCAGTTCAAAAACGGAGCTCAGGAAGTCCGGCCGACAAAGATCAAAAAGAAAACCGAGAGTGTTGTTTAGTCAAGCCCAAGTGTACGAGTTAGAACAAAgatttaaacaacaaaaatatctaTCGGCACCTGAGAGAGAACAGATGGCCCAAGGGCTTAAACTGACACCAACACAAGtaaaaatttggtttcaaaATAGGAG gtataaaaataaacggCAGAGGCTAGAGAAAACTGAGATGGAAAGAAAAACCGATAATGTAGTAACAAGTTCAGGATATTGCATCGTacctcaaatacaacaaaatcCCTATACTATGTTTCAAACTACTAGCGATATTTACTCACAAAATGAATATATGTGTCAAGAAAAGTATAATGAAATCGGCATGggatttaattaa